GTCATGGGGATGTACGGCGTCGGGTTCTGGATGCCGACGATCATCAAGGGTGCGGGCGCTGTCGATCCGTGGACGATCGGGTTGCTGTCCGCGATTCCATCGCTCGCCGCCGTGGTCGTCATGCTCGGCGTCGCGCGCAACGCCGATCTGCGCCGTGAACGCCGCTGGCACACCGCAGGCCCGGCGCTTTGCGGCGCGGTCGGCTTACTGCTGGCCGTGGCATGGACCCACAATACGACGCTGTCGATGCTCGCGCTGTCGATGGCAACGGCAGGCATTCTCACGACACTGCCGCTCTTCTGGTGTTTCCCGACCGCCATTCTGGCCGGCGCGGGGGCAGCCGCCGGCATCGCGCTCGTCAATGCCATGGGGAATCTCGCCGGCTTCGCGGGGCCGTATGCAGTGGGTTGGCTACGCGACGTCACCGGCTCGGCTACCGCCAGCATGGTGATGCTGGCCGGGTTCATGGTGCTCGGCGCGATTCTGGCGCTGTGCGTGCCCGGGAAGCTAGTCAATCGATAAGGGGATGACGAGGGTACGCCGGCCGCCATCCGGTTGGTGTGCCCGCCCCTTTTTTGCATTCTTCCGAAAATCCAATCAATCTATTTAGTCAACGCATAGATGCCTTGCCTGCGCGTGACGAGAATGTCATCAACCGACTCAGAGGCCGCTGCCCTTGCGTGCGTCCACCGGTTCAAACCAAATAAACGAAGACAGGAGACATCATGGCAGAGCAAACCGCCCAGCCCAGGGTCGATAAGGCAAAGCAGGCTCGACGCGCACTCATCTCAAGCTGTGTCGGCACGTCGGTGGAGTGGTATGAGTACTTCATCTATGGCACGGCGGCGGCCCTCTACTTCGGGCCGCTATTTTTCCCGAACAAGGACCCTTCGATCGCACGGCTGATCGCCTTCGCGTCGTTCGGCGTCGCATTCCTGGCGCGCCCGCTCGGTGCGTTCCTGTTCGGTCACCTCGGTGATCGCATCGGCCGTAAGTCGACGATGATCTTCACGCTGGTGCTCATGGGGCTGGCCACAGGCGCCATCGGCTTGCTGCCGACCTACGAGCAGATCGGCATGCTCGCGCCGGTGCTGCTTGTCTCGCTGCGCCTGCTGCAAGGCCTTGCGGTCGGCGGTGAATGGGGCGGCGCCGTGCTGGTCGCCGTCGAAAATGCACCGAAGCACAAGATCCGGCTTTATGGCGCCGCCCCGCAGATGGGCAGCGGCTTCGGTCTGTTCCTGTCGACCGGCGCGATGGCGCTCGTAGGTATGCTGCCACCCGACGATCGTCTGGCATGGGGCTGGCGCGTGCCGTTCATTGCAGGCTTCGCGCTCGTGATCATTGGTTTGATCATTCGTCTCGGTGTCGCAGAATCGGAAGACTTCGAGCGCGTGAAAGCCGCCGGCAAGCGCGTGAAACTTCCCATCGCCGACCTGCTGCGTCACGCGAAGGTGCCCACGCTGATCTCCACGGCGATGTCGGCCTCGTTCGCCGTTGTCTTCTACATGGTGGCCACATACTTCGTATCGTATGCCACCTTTCAACTCAAAATGCCGCAGGCGATGACGTTCCGCCTGGTGATGATCGCGTCGCTGGTGGCACTGGTCGCTTTCCCCATTGTTTGTTCTTATGCGGACCGCATCGGCGCGCATCGCATTTTCTTCTTCGGCACACTCTTCGCCGTCTTCGCCAGCATTCCTCTGTTCATGACGCTGAATACGGCTAGCCCGGTGCTCGTCGGCATTGCGCTAGCGCTCGCGATGGTGTGCGGCCAAGTCACGACGTACGGCGTGGTCGGAAGTATGAGTGCGGAGTTGTTCCCGGCGGAGTACCGGTACACCGGTGTGGCCGTCTCCGGCGCCATCGCCTCGATTCTGTTCAGCGCGCCCACACCGCTTCTCGCCGAGTGGCTGATGCGTGAGACGGGATCCTGGGTCTACCTCGCCGGCATGGTGTCGGTGTCGGGCCTGGTCGCCACGCTCGGCGGTATCGGCTATATGAAGCGGCATCACCGTACCCATTCGGTGGGCTACGCAGGCGGTATGACGTCCACCAGCAACGATTCGATCGCGCCGAGAGCGACGGTCGTCGGCAACAGTGCAGCCACCTGAGCCCACAGTGCGCTGCCGGTAAGGCCGGCATCACCCGAACGGTGTCACCGCGTATGCAGTGACACCGTTTTTTAATGTGTGAGGGAAGTCGGCCGCAGCACGTTACGCCACCATTGCGGCACCGTCATGCCGCCGTGCCGGCACCTTGCATCAGCGTCTCGAACTCCTGATGCAGATGCTCGCGGAAGCTCTTGATGGCGCTGGTGGGCACCGCCTTGCGGGCGACAATGCTGCCGTAGCAACGCGTGGCGTGAAAGTCGGCGAGCTCCAGCGTGGTGCGATTACGGCGTGCGTTCGACTCCGCGAGCGAACGAGGCATGAGCGTTAGGAAGCCCCCGGTGTCGATCATGCCGAGCAATGTCGGCAGCGTGGCGGCCGACGCGGCATCGAACACGGCACCCCGCTCATCGAATGCCTGAGCGAGACGCTGGCGCAGATTGCCATAACGGGCCAACAGAATCAGACGGAACGGCAACAGCATTTCGACCGTCACCTTCTGCACTTGCGTAATCGGATGCGACGCGGGCGCGATCAGCACCACGGGTTCTTCGGCAAGCGCGCGGAAGACGAGATTGTCCTGCTCGCCATCGATGGCGGCCACACCCAGATCCGCCGCACCGTCGGAGACCGACTTGAGCACGCTTTCATACGGCATGTCCCTGAGCTGGACACTGACGTCAGGAAAACGCTCGCAATACGAGTGAATGATTTGCGGGAGGAATGTCGCGGCAATCATCGGCGTGGCAGCCACGATGACACGATTACGTGCCGCTTCGGAGCGGCCGCGGAACTGTCTGAGTACATCGTAGAGGCCACTGAGCGCCTCGGTCGCGGCGGCCTGCAGCAGGCGCCCTTCTTCCGTCGGCTCGACGCTGCGCGTGGTGCGCACCAGCAATTGCACGCGCAATACCGATTCGAGCTTCTTCACCCGGCTCGACGCCGTCGGCTGAGAGATGCAGAGTCGCTCGGCCGCCTTGCTGAACTGTCCTTCTTCGAGCACCACCAGGAAAGTTTCCAGCTCAGGAAGGTGAAAGCGAAACGCGGGGTTGTCCATGAGATCGGCCGAGGGTGGAAATGCGTCGGACGCACGCATGTGCGGCGCAGCCGTCGCTAAAAGATTCGGCGGCATCGTGCTAACGCGTTAGCGGCGATGTTAGCACGCAGCCCGATGGCCGATTGTCCGGAAATCGTCTCTGCGCGTAGGGAAATACACTGAGGTACAGGTTCAGTTCAGCGCCCGCGTGCGGACGCGAAGTCGGCAACGCGGGGGCAGACGCGCTCAAGCGAATACGTGATCCTGAGCGAGATGCGTCAGATATCGGCCATCGCAGAACGCGAGCGGTGCCCGATCCGCACGGAACAGGTTTTCGACCTGGCCGAGAAACACGACGTGATCGCCGCCGGGATACGTCGCCATTTTTCGGCACTCAAGAAAGGCGGCGGCTCCACGTATGATCGGCAGGCCGCCCAGCCCCTCGTCGATGTCGACGCCTTCGAACTTATCGTCGCTGGATTGCGCGAAGCGATCCGACACGTGACTCTGATCCGCCGCCAGAATATTGACGACGAAGCGTTCCGTGTCGCGAAACGCCGGATGGCTGCGCGATGCCGTGGACTGGCTCCACAGGATGAGCGGTGGATCCAGAGAGACCGAGCTGAAGGAGTTGGCTGTAACGCCATATCGCTTGCCATCTTCGCCAAGCGTGGTGATGACCGTCACGCCCGTCGTGAATGCGCCGAGCGTCTTGCGCAGCGCTTTGCTGTCGATGATGTTCATGTTTCCTCTCGCTGCCTTTCAAGCCATTTCCGTCGCGCCGCAATACGCGACCAGTTGTGCGATCGAGATCAGCGCGATGCCATGCTCGATAGCAAAGCGCATCAAGTCCGGCTTGCGCGCCATCGTTCCGTCGTCGTTGACTACCTCACACAGCACACCGGCATAGCCGCGGCCCGCCAGTCGCACGAGGTCGTAGGCCGCTTCGGTGTGTCCCGGGCGCTCCGTCACGCCGCCCTCGCGGGCGCGCAGCGGGAATACGTGGCCTGGGCGCACGAAGTCGTCGGCCGAAGACTTCGTCTGCGCGAGCGCGGCGATCGTCGCCGCCCGATCGGCGGCCGAGATGCCCGTCGAGATGCCCTGACGCAAGTCAACGCTGACTGAGAAGGCCGTGCGCATCGGATCTTCGTTGTTCTGCACCATCGGCGGAAGATGCAAACGATCGAGCACACGCCCGGGCATCGCCACGCAAATAAGCCCACTGGTATGCCGCACCATGAAGGCGAGCTTCTCAGGTGTCACGGCGTCGGCCGCGATAATCAGATCCCCCTCGTTCTCACGGTTCTCGTCGTCCAGTACGAGCACGAACTCGCCGCGCTCGATGGCGTGAATCGCCGACGGTACATTGTCGAACGCGCACGTCACATTGGTGCGATGCCGCCCGGCATGAATCGATTGGCGCGCCTCGTTAGAAGGCGCAGGTCTGCCCATCAGGGAATGAACGTCGTGCATGGTTCTGGCCTTGCGTGTCTGTCCGGAAGATTCGACATCCTCAGCGTCGCCCATTACAGCGGCACCTCGATGTCGAGCAGAATCGCGTGCTGCTGTGCGCCGTAGATGTCGGTGTCGCCGATGGCGCCCGACGCGATACGGCGCGGCAACGTCGCCTTCCATGCGAGCGCCGGTGGATACTCGGTGAAACGCACCTGTTCGACGTCGACCTGATACAGCGACGCGATGCGCTGGGCGGTAATGACGCCCGTGGCACGCACGCGCTCATACAACGCCGGGTCGTCGAACATGATGTCGAGCGTGATGTGAAACGGTCCCGCGTTCTTGCTCTTGCACGCCTTCGCGATGTCTTTGAGACGGGTCATCGTCAGACCTCCTCGTATTCGATTGGGAACATTTCGAGCGGGTTGTCCGGAAGTACGACGTGCTGCAACATGAACTCGTACACTTCGCCGCGCTCGATGTCCGACGGCGAGAACGGGAACGCCATATTGCCCTCGCGACACATGCGTCCAGCAAAGTCCGAATGTAGCAACGTGACACGCGCGAGCGAGAGTGCCGCGTTCGCGATCTCCTGCGTCTTGCCGATCACCTCGGCGATGATCGACATTTCGACCGGCACGACACCGGATGTCGGTTCCCACGCGCCCATCACGCCGTTGCGACCGTAGACACGAAGCACGAGCTGATAGTCGTCGGGCGAGATGTTCAGTGCAGAGACTTTCGTCCGCGTCGATTCGCGCACGAAATCAAGAAACGTGTCGATCTGCGAAATCAGTCCCGGGTCGCGTGTCGCTGCGAACGTCACGGCACTGAAACCGACGCTGCGGGCCCCTTCAAGTTTGATCGAGTACGGTTGCGGTACCCAGCCCATGCCGGACACGCGTACCACGCGGTCGGTGACAGCTTCGATGCGGCAATGCGTCGTGTCGACGAGACCACCGGGTTCGTGCCGAATCACCGGACTCGACGTTTCATGCAGCGCCTGAACCGCGACCGACAACGGCGTGCACCGGAGTTCGGGATTGAGCGGCTCGGCTTCGACGTAGTCGTCGCCCACCGTCACGAGCAGGCAGTCGTGCTTCTTCGGGATCGCCGCGTTGCACGCGCATTCCAGCATCTTGCCCGCGTACCACGACGACGCCTCCGGCATGCCGTGATGCATCGCCAGCGCCACCCACGGAGACGGGTCGGTGCCGCGACCGCCGAGGATCACCTGCGCTCCGGCCTCCAGTGCCGCCCGATACGGTTCGGGCCCCATCATGCCGACGATGCGATGCGCGCTGTCGAGCGTGTCGGCGTCGAGCATCGGTGCATCGTCGAGGGCGCGGACGCGGCCTTCGGCGAGTCGTCGCTTGAGGTAATCCTTTGGCTGTTCGGCGTGAATCAGCGCCATCTTGAAATGCAGATCGTGCTCGCGGGCGATCTCGCGCACGATATCCGCGCAGACCTGCAGATGCGGTTCGCCGCCGGCGCCGCCTGCCGTGCCGACCATCATCGGGACCCCCGAGGCAATGGCCGCGCGCAGCAACAACGACAGGTCCCGCTTCATGGCGAGCCGCGAGTTCAGTGTCTTGCCCGAGCCCAGGTAGTAGGGGCCCGGGTCCGAGCTGCCGCCATCCACACCGAACATGTGCGGTCGGCGTTCCATGGCCGCTCGAATCGAGGCTTCCGGAAAGCCGTAGCCAAGGATGCCGCTCGCCGACATCATGCGTACTGTCTTGGACGTCATTTGGACGGTATCTCCCATATCGTTCAGGTCACCCGCCAATCACTGCGGCTTGCGCCAATCGCCGGCGCGCGGCTTGCGCAGACCGAGATGACTGCGCAACGTGCCGTCTTCGTATTCCTTACGGAACACGCCGCGCTTTTGCAGCTCGGGGATCACCAGACGCACGATGTCTTCGTAAGTGCCCGGCACATACGTCGCAGACAGGACGAAGCCGTCGCACGCCTTGTCGAACCACTCGATCATTTGTTCCGCCACCTGTGCGCCGGTGCCGACGAAGCATGGACCGTCGCGCAACGTACCGCGACCGGAGGCCTCGACGAAATCGCGTACGGACGGATTCTTCTTGCCGCTGACCTGCACCACTTTGTCGCGCAGGCTCTGCCACGACACGGCGGCTAGTTCTTCGTCGGTGAAAGGTTGATCGTAAGGACGCCCCGCGAAGTCGATGTTGAGCGTCTCACCGATCATCGTCAGGCCGTCGATCGGGCGCGAGAGCGACGCGATGAGGTCGTGCTTTTCGCGGGCATCGGCTTCGGTGTCACCCACGATGATCTTCACTTCGGCGCAGATCTTGATCGACGCCGGATCGCGGCCGGCCGCTGCCGCTCCCGCTTTCAACGCCTGATACTGCTTGATGCCATTCTCGAGCGTCGGGTACTTGGCAAAGACGACTTCGGCCCAGCGCGCCGCGAAGGCCAGCCCCCGACCGCTCTGTCCGGCCTGAAGAATCACGGGGTGACCCTGCGCCGAGCGCGGTACCGTGAGGGGGCCGCGAGATTTGAAGAAGCGGCCCTCATGGTCGAGCCGCGTCACCATCGACGGATCGGCGAAATAGCTTTCCTGCTTGTCGGCCACGATGGCGCCCTCGCGCCACGTACTCCAGTGACCCATCACGACTTCCATGAACTCGTCGGCGCGGTCGTAGCGGGTGTCGTGTTCCAGGTGTTCGTCCGCGCCAAAGTTCGCCGCCTCCGAGTCGTTCATCGACGTGACGACGTTCCAGGCGACGCGGCCCTTGGTCATCAGATCGAGCGTCGCGAACAAGCGCGCCACATGGTACGGCTCGTAGTAAGTCGTCGAGTAGGTGGCTCCCAGCCCGAGGCGTGATGTCACCATACCCATCGCCATGAGTACGGATGTCGGTTCCAGCTTGATGGCGCGCACGCCGTGGCGAACGGTTTCGTGATGGTTGTTGCCGTAGATGTCGGGCATGGCGAGGCGGTCGTCGAAAAATGCCATGTCGAACTTGCCTTCTTCGAGCGTGCGGGCAATGCGCTGGTAGTACTCGGGAGACAGATAGTCCGTCATGCTCGACGGGTGCCGCCACGAGCCCGCGTAGTTGCTGCAATTCTGCGCCTGGAGGAAGGCGACCAGCGCCATTTGCCGCGGTGTTGCTGAAGTCATGATGTCGTTGTCCTCGTGTGGAATTGGGTGGTGCGTTTCACGAGAGCAACGTTATTACCGGCGGACACCGAGCACAATTTAGACAGTCCGATAGATCTATAGGCATATCGAATGAATCGGGGACTCCGAGTGCGTCACGGATGCGTTTATGCTTGTTGCCAAGCCAGATTCGCTTCGATTCGCCCCGGCCGGCAGCGTGCCGCGCGACGCCCGCGAATGAATCCGCCACCGGATCGGGCATTCATTCGCTGCACGGATAGATTCGACATATCGCCCCGGAACGAGGTGCGGCGAATGCGAAATCCACGGCTACCATCTTCGGAGGAGACATTTCGTGAACGCTTCAACCCAAGCTGCCGTCCAGCACGATCCGCCCCTGGTCCAGACACGTCACCCGAGCGCTGAGTGGCTTGCACGCGCGCCCGAGCCGACGCTGGACCCGACGCGCCGGATCATCGATCCGCATCATCACTTCTCACATCACTGGGGCGGTTTCGGGCTCGACGACCTTCTGCGCGACACCGGCGCGGGCCACAACGTCGAAGGCACCGTCTATGTTCAGTGTGGCTGGGAGTACCGGACGTCGGGCGAAGCGCGATGGATGCCGCTCGGCGAGACCGAAGCCGTGGTGGCTTGCGCCGAAGCGGCGCAGGCGCGCGGCGCGAAGACCGACGTGGCGGCCGGCATCGTCGGCTACGCCGATCTGCTCGAAGGCGATGCCATAGAAGACGTGCTCGTCGCGCAAATCGAGGCCGGCAAGGGCCGTTTTCGCGGAATTCGCTGCTCGGCCGCGCGCCATGACGCGTTCAAACACGGCGTGTTGCCGCGTCCGCCGGCCGGGCTTTTCGCCGACGGTGGATTCCGCGCAGGTGTGCGCCGGCTGGCGAAGCTTGGGCTTTCATTCGATGCCTGGGTGTATCACACGCAGCTACAGGAAGTGATCGATCTTGCACGTGCCGCACCGGACACGATCATCGTCCTCGACCACATTGGCGGGTTGCTTGGCGTCGGCCCCTACGCCGGCCGGCAGCAGGTGGCCTTCGACGAGTGGTTGTCGTTGCTGGCGCCGCTTGCTGCATGCCCGAATGTCGTCGTGAAGATCGGTGGGTATGGCACAGCCGTGTACGGCTTCGACTTCATCAGTCAGCCCGAGCCGCCGTCGTCGCTCACGCTCGCCAACGCGTGGCGTCCATCCGTGGATGCGGTGATCTCGGCGTTCGGCGCGCAGCGCTGCATGTTCGAGAGCAACTTCCCGGTCGATCGTGCATCGGCCAGTTACGCGACGGTGTGGAACGCGTTCAAGCGTCTCGCCGCCAACGCGAGCGAGAGGGAGAAGCACGATCTTTTCTACGGCACGGCCGCCCGGATTTACCAGATCGGCGACGCTGCTCGCGGCATCTGAGCGATGCGAAGGCGCGCCGCGCGCAACCACACGAATCGAATACGCCTTGAACACAACACCGATTTAGCCCTGACGTCGTGCGTCGTGGCCGAATCGATCTCGCCTGCAAAGAGACACACCATGCACAGCAATTCCTTACTACGTCAGCCCTCGGCAAATATCGCCCAATGCCTATCGACGTTCGCCGTCGATCTGAATGTCGGGACGTTGCCCGAGAGCGTCTGGAACAAGTCCGTTCATCACATCGTCGATGCCATCGGACTCGCTTTCGCTTCGCACCATTTTCCGTTTGCCGCCCCGGGGCTGCGGGGCATCCGCGCGGCTGCCGGAAGTGGTGAGGCGACGGTGATCGGAAGCGATGCGCGTCTGGCACCGCGCGATGCCGCGTTGGCTAACGGATACCTCATTCACGGCCTGGACTTCGACGACACACATCCGGCGAGTATTGTGCATCCGTCGGTGGCCTGTTTGCCCACGGCACTGGCGTTGGCCGAGGCGACCAACGCGACCTGGGGTGAATTGATCGCAGCCTATGTTGCGGGCATGGAGACGGCGATTCGCCTGGGACGTGCAGTGAAGGGCGGTTTCCATCACGTCGGCTTCCACGCCACCGGTATCGTGTCGCACTTCAGCTCAGCGGTCGTCGCGGGCAAGCTGCTCGGTCTGACGGCCGATCAGATCACCTGCGCGCAAGGCATCGCCGCCAGCACGGCGTCGGGCGTACAGGTGTTCCTCGAAGATGGCGCGTGGACCAAGCGGATGCACCCCGGGTGGGGCGCACTCGCGGGCATCACGGCGGCGTACATGGCGCAGGCGGGATTCGCCGGCCCGAAGCGGCCATATGAGGGGCGGTTCGGCCTGATTGACACGCACTTGCAGGAACTGGCCGGTCAAGTCGATGCGGACTCCGCCATCGACGGGCTCGGCACGACGTGGACGATGCTCGACACGTCGATTAAGCCGTTCCCGGTGTGCCATTTCATTCACGGCTGTGCCGAAGCTGCGCTGCAACTGCGCCGGGAACTGGGGCCCGACGCGAAGATCGAGCGCATCGTGTGCGAGTTGCCGGAGGCGACGCTGCCGATCGTGGCGGAGCCAGCCAGCGCCAAGATCGTGCCGAAGAGCGACTACGAGGGAAAATTCAGCGCACAGTTCGTCGTCGCAGCTTGCTTTGCGCGCAATCGATTCACGCTGGGCGAACTCGACGACAACAGCCTGCGCGATCCGGAAATTCTGTCGCTCGCAGCGAAGACTGAATGCGTGAAGGAGGTCGATTCCAGATTCCCGACATACTTCTCCGGCGCGGTGACGGTGACGCTCGCGGACGGCCGGACGCTGCGTGCACATGTGCCGATGAATCTCGGCAGCGGCGCGCGTGCACTGTCACTCGCTGAAATCCAGGAGAAGTTCCGTGGCAACGCCGGACTGACGCTGTCGGATACCCGCGCGAGCGCTGTGCTCGACGCGTTGCTCTCGGCCGGACCTGACACGCCGGTGCGCGACGTGACGCGTGTGCTCGGCTGACATCGTCACGTAAGACGTTGTGTCGTATGGACGCCGCGGCGCAACACCTTGAGGCTCGGTCATCCTGCATGCCGAGCCTCTCGTCTTTGGCTTGCGGCCGCGTGAAATTCGATGGGCTGCCGCGCTGCTATAGAATCTTCCGTCATCGTCGGTTTGCATTACCCGTCGAGCACGTTGCACATTCATTGGAGATCACAGGCGAAACGTCATGGACATGCGACATCTGCGCTCCTTCGTTGCTGTTGCGGAGGAGCTGAGCTTCAGCCGCGCAGCGGAGCGGCTTCACATTTCGCAGCCGCCGCTTACGCAGCACATCAAGGCGCTCGAAGCGGAGATGGGCGTGCAGTTGTTCGCGCGCACGAAGCGTGAGGTCAGGCTGACGGACGCCGGCGTGGTGTTCCTGCGCGAGAGCCGGTTGCTGCTCGATCAGTTGCGCACGGCAGTCAATGCGACGATACGTACTGCGAAGAGCGACGCTGGCACGTTACGTGTGGGTGTCGCGACGGCGGCATTGTTCGGCGTGATGCCGACGTTTCTCTCGCTGATGCGCGAAGCGTTTCCGCATGTCGTGATCTCGGTCAACGACATGCAGTCCCAGGATCAGGTGGTGGCTGTCGCGCAGGGGGCACTCGATCTCGGCATCGTTCATGTGCGCCCGGATCGCATGAAGCTCAGTCACGCACCGATCTTCAGCGAGTCGCTCGTGGCCGTCGTGCCCGAGCATCACTGGCTCGCGAGCAAGCCGGACTTCACGCTTGCCGATATGGCCAGCGAGCCCATGGTAGGGCTCTCGCGCGAGCACGGCCCCGCCATCTTCGATGCCATCGTGGCGTGCTGTCATCGGGCGGGCTTTAGTCCGGAAATGCAACATAGCGCGCGCAATCCGTTGACTATTTTCCAGATGGTGCGCCTGGGGTTCGGGGTGTCGCTCGTGCCTCGTGCATATGCACACAGTGCATTCCCGGGCGTGCGATTTCGCGAGATGCCGACGACGGCCGGCAGTGTGCGCATGGAAGCGATTTGGAGCGAGCGTCATGCGTCTGCGCTCACGCACAAGATTGTCACGACGATACTGCCGCGATTGGCGGGTGTGCCGTTCGAGGAGGCGTGAGCGGGCCGCGCGATCGGTTCGTGCGGCCCGTGTCGGACGATGTGGCGATTCAGGAGATCATGCCGACTTTTCCCCTTTACCGCTGGCCCGACCGTCGACGATCTGCACGATCGCAGGGTGGTAGTTCTGACCGAAGCCGGCTTCACGCGCTTCGCACATCAGGTCGTAAGTGTATTGCGCGATGTGTGGTTTGAAGTCGCCTTGCTTGGCCAGATTCAGCGCAAGGCTCGCGTCCTTGATCGCATACACGAGCGGAAACACTTTCTCCGGGAACGTGTCGGCTGCGAGCGACTTCATGCCGTGGTTGCGCAGCACAAAGCTGTCGGCCGATCCCTTCGACAGCAGATCGAACAGTACCTGACCGTCCAGCCCGGCACGACGCCCGATCGTGATGATTTCCGACAGCGCATTCACTGTCATGAAGACCATCATGTTGTTGAGGATCTTCACCATCTGGCCGGCGCCGACGTCACCGCAATGCAAAACGTCGCTGCCCATGCATTCAAGCAGCGGGCGGACGGATTCGAACAGCGCGACGCTGCTGCCTACTGT
This window of the Pandoraea fibrosis genome carries:
- a CDS encoding LysR family transcriptional regulator — encoded protein: MDMRHLRSFVAVAEELSFSRAAERLHISQPPLTQHIKALEAEMGVQLFARTKREVRLTDAGVVFLRESRLLLDQLRTAVNATIRTAKSDAGTLRVGVATAALFGVMPTFLSLMREAFPHVVISVNDMQSQDQVVAVAQGALDLGIVHVRPDRMKLSHAPIFSESLVAVVPEHHWLASKPDFTLADMASEPMVGLSREHGPAIFDAIVACCHRAGFSPEMQHSARNPLTIFQMVRLGFGVSLVPRAYAHSAFPGVRFREMPTTAGSVRMEAIWSERHASALTHKIVTTILPRLAGVPFEEA
- a CDS encoding NAD(P)-dependent oxidoreductase: MGGPMCANLTRKSGHPVHVFDTSKEALGKLVEAGATAHSSIASLAQATDIAFLSLPSIDQVEAVCAELRSAGGKLRLIVDMSTSDVTRTRALAESLASDGIAYIDAPVARTAEAAVKGTLLITVGSSVALFESVRPLLECMGSDVLHCGDVGAGQMVKILNNMMVFMTVNALSEIITIGRRAGLDGQVLFDLLSKGSADSFVLRNHGMKSLAADTFPEKVFPLVYAIKDASLALNLAKQGDFKPHIAQYTYDLMCEAREAGFGQNYHPAIVQIVDGRASGKGEKSA